The proteins below come from a single Cryptococcus gattii WM276 chromosome D, complete sequence genomic window:
- a CDS encoding Cell wall organization and biogenesis-related protein, putative (Similar to TIGR gene model, INSD accession AAW46560.1) → MFADESLYVVEDGYTSLLATIMVSAICISFKIVCANCFQDLHDLFMIFYLLLTIPWMFLSTENAKRDSQHKRRIPFYGFLATIPPMMWFYYRHSVLRIPGAYTYYSMFEWSLVFWDLAFDALSVLELNHLKIAFIDVSSPSSQVRIAENARQSAFYLAKPSVLEHLEDEIQVDWTSQAVGEPSPAWRQAVAWLSDVYFAICFWTVFTGLGFQLFYWSVWKLALAGSEFALVANLAGYLFAFKSAHRYLISRDGQITHRIVTVVCGMGCYFFPWPAARLLGLTIGTWAGWSAMFGTWTRVKGSQEMIAEGQIIGLGMIVVMLLKYANKSINPFWCLVNETSGGWNKTGLVLASICLAEFASRPADLHPASPLVDSSAKKTEQQIPKPHPTKMHTRLITVGLGSLIHLLQTFMMDAGTVISWTWTGYPIKGPTLHPHAGFVIAAASAGLIAPRFALTSAWSLFGCISAYVLYSYPNWIGFYGGLGLTMYLTSIIPAYIRAASTCNPATTFGNALLVNIAFDVASVVTTAYAFVPLGWTLRERTDLILGGCMLATVIGSRASNSLAVPTASKPPLRTQRRTRAVAHFTLIAIVFLSIFSIIFSYYQVPTEKPVPYYPKHRIFSGGIWTVHFGVDKEGRDSQRRMQELVKDMQVDVLGLLETDLHRFVYGNRDLTRAIAEDLGYYVDLGPGPNKHTWGAALLSKFPIIKSSHHLLPSPHGELAPAIFATLDIHGQEVNVMVSHNGQEEDLLDRELQTTEIARILRSTASTPAVFLGYLVTRTGDRRPWPYQILMEDGKMWDIEIGDRWRWCEYIAFRGLWRIAFARVHESDITDTELQVGKFMLAKPGERVIYENNQELYWHIGENDIPQPWRMPSMFRGKGVRGHRYVVWDGPLYYMPPVQSQLRGYGWDWSNDFETAAVERF, encoded by the exons ATGTTTGCTGATGAGAGCTTGTATGTAGTGGAGGATGGGTATACATCACTTCTCGCGACCATCATGGTAAGTGCCATTTGTATCAGTTTTAAGATAGTGTGTGCTAATTGCTTTCAAGATCTGCATGATCTATTCATGATCTTctatcttcttcttacCATTCCATGGATGTTTTTATCGACTGAAAATGCAAAACGTGACTCGCAGCATAAAAG GCGCATTCCCTTCTATGGATTTCTGGCCACAATCCCTCCCATGATGTGGTTCTACTATCGTCACTCCGTTCTCAGAATACCCGGAG CTTACACTTACTACTCAATGTTTGAGTGGTCTCTGGTCTTCTGGGATCTTGCATTCGACGCACTTTCTGTCTTAGAACTGAACCATCTTAAG ATTGCTTTCATTGACGTCTCCTCCCCTTCGTCTCAAGTCAGAATCGCTGAAAATGCAAG ACAAAGTGCCTTCTACCTCGCAAAGCCATCTGTTCTCGAACATCTCGAGGACGAGATCCAAGTAGACTGGACTAGTCAAGCTGTGGGAGAACCGTCTCCAGCATGGAGACAGGCTGTCGCTTGGCTCAGTGATGTTTATTTTG CTATCTGTTTTTGGACGGTATTCACCGGGCTTGGTTTCCAACTGTTCTATTGGTCTGTGTGGAAGCTAG CCCTGGCTGGTTCTGAATTCGCCCTTGTCGCCAATCTTGCAGGGTACCTCTTTGCCTTCAAATCTGCGCACCGCTACCTGATTTCGCGTGACGGCCAAATCACCCATCGTATCGTTACAGTTGTCTGTGGTATGGGCTGTTACTTTTTCCCTTGGCCAGCGGCCAGATTGCTAGGCCTAACAATCGGAACTTGGGCGGGGTGGTCAGCTATGTTTGGAACTTGGACCAGGGTGAAAGGTTCTCAAGAAATGATTGCTGAGGGACAGA TCATTGGGCTGGGCATGATCGTTGTTATGCTTCTCAAGTATGCTAACAAGTCAATCAACCCGTTTTGGTGCCTTGTGAATGAGACTTCGGGTGGTTGGAACAAGACCGGTCTCGTTCTAGCCTCTATCTGCCTCGCGGAATTTGCATCTCGACCGGCCGATCTGCATCCTGCATCTCCTTTAGTCGACTCTTCCGCTAAGAAAACTGAGCAACAAATTCCAAAGCCACACCCAACCAAGATGCACACGAGATTAATTACAGTCGGTTTGGGAAGCCTTATCCACCTTCTGCAGACATTCATGATGGACGCCGGCACAGTCATCTCGTGGACATGGACCGGATACCCCATAAAGGGACCTACTCTCCATCCGCACGCGGGATTCGTGATCGCTGCTGCATCTGCCGGGCTTATAGCCCCACGATTTGCTCTTACCTCAGCATGGTCTTTGTTCGGTTGCATAAGCGCTTATGTGCTTTATTCGTACCCTAACTGGATTGGGTTCTATGGGGGCCTTGGGCTTACCATGTACCTTACCAGCATCATCCCAGCATATATCCGAGCTGCCTCAACTTGCAATCCAGCGACTACATTCGGCAATGCATTGCTGGTAAACATCGCCTTCGATGTCGCATCAGTAGTCACGACTGCCTACGCATTCGTTCCCCTGGGCTGGACCCTTCGCGAGCGAACCGATTTGATTTTAGGTGGCTGTATGCTCGCTACAGTTATTGGAAGTCGGGCAAGTAATAGCTTGGCAGTACCTACGGCTTCCAAACCGCCCTTACGTACTCAACGCAGGACAAGGGCCGTGGCTCACTTCACCCTCATCGCTATCGTTTTCCTGTCAATATTCAGCATAATCTTCAGTTATTATCAAGTGCCCACAGAGAAGCCTGTGCCATACTATCCCAAACACCGAATATTCTCTGGAGGCATCTGGACAGTGCACTTTGGCGTGGATaaagagggaagagacAGTCAGAGAAGGATGCAGGAGTTGGTGAAGGACATGCAGGTCGATGTATTAGGACTTCTGGAAACCGATT TGCACCGCTTTGTGTATGGAAATCGGGATCTCACTCGTGCCATCGCCGAAGACTTGGGCTAT TATGTCGACCTTGGTCCCGGCCCCAACAAACACACTTGGGGTGCAGCTCTTCTATCCAAATTCCCCATCATCAAGTCTAGCCACCATCTTCTACCATCTCCACATGGAGAGCTGGCTCCCGCCATCTTTGCTACTCTAGACATCCATGGTCAGGAGGTCAACGTAATGGTATCTCACAATGGCCAAG AGGAAGACCTTTTGGATAGAGAACTACAGACCACCGAGATCGCACGCATCCTTCGCTCGACTGCAAGTACTCCAGCTGTATTCTTGGGCTATCTTGTCACTCGAACAGGAGATCGTCGACCATGGCCCTACCAGATATTGAtggaggatggaaagatgTGGGATATCGAAAT CGGCGATCGATGGCGATGGTGCGAATACATAGCTTTCCGGGGCTTATGGAGAATTGCGTTTGCCCGAGTCCATGAGAGTGACATCACCGACACCGAGCTGCAG GTTGGCAAGTTCATGCTAGCAAAACCCGGAGAGCGAGTAATCTACGAAAATAATCAGGAGCTGTACTGGCATATCGGGGAAAATGAC ATCCCACAACCATGGCGTATGCCGAGCATGTTCAGGGGCAAAGGTGTTAGAGGGCATCGTTATGTCGTTTGGGATGGTCCTCTGTACTACATGCCTCCAGTTCAAAGTCAATTGAGAGGCTACGGATGGGATTGGTCGAACGATTTCGAAACTGCTGCTGTAGAAAGATTTTAG
- a CDS encoding Hypothetical protein (Similar to TIGR gene model, INSD accession AAW46559.1; CNBI1430) codes for MEGSQDVIDQTPQPTFEIVVLGSGGGPLETDCAGYLVKVIGQRWEDGILGLEGGSGLGALSTLFSSQSPDTMFPDITFPTDYNTPLLQASYVFSFVSGYLITHAHLDHVQSLIMLTGSAPPRPNLIAPTYPSVSQPLPPLCPTVYGTTGTLEKLSTAYTGEIWPELVAWIGERSEDRKTESPNKRRKANQSDRPTKSKFPESDTRLPRSKHSSASLVLSPLQTNSPPQLLTGVPSLGVRLYPLVHGCTSKETYESSGAFIRHLPLPYLSPKTAPRVRSRRKPIEGKEFLFLGDMESAYRNTGENGTHQELRAKASRLNSMIWEEAASSWIEGRLCGIFIECSYDSSRLGRHMYGHLSPPAVYHELKVLAGLVSQTKTPLDGLKIFITHIKESLVPHPEGKTQHEIIMAQLQGLEKDGKLGVVFIRPAKGDRIVL; via the exons ATGGAAGGATCTCAAGACGTCATCGATCAAACACCGCAACCGACCTTCGAGATCGTAGTGTTGGGAAGTGGTGGTGGACCGTTAGAGACAGATTGCGCCGG GTACCTAGTGAAAGTCATTGGGCAACGCTGGGAGGATGGGATTCTAGGGCTAGAAGGAG GCTCAGGTCTGGGCGCCCTTTCAACTTTATTTTCCTCGCAATCCCCAGACACGATGTTTCCTGATATCACTTTTCCCACGGACTACAACACCCCTTTACTCCAGGCTTCTTATGTCTTTTCCTTCGTATC GGGGTACCTGATCACGCATGCTCATCTTGACCATGTCCAGTCTTTGATCATGCTAACGGGTTCGGCGCCTCCCCGGCCAAATCTCATAGCCCCCACATACCCTTCTGTTTCGCAGCCCTTGCCTCCTCTATGTCCCACTGTATACGGAACAACAGGAACACTAGAAAAACTGTCAACAGCATACACTGGTGAGATATGGCCTGAATTGGTAGCTTGGATTGGAGAACGCAGTGAGGATCGCAAAACAGAATCGCCTAATAAGCGAAGGAAAGCGAATCAATCAGACAGGCCTACAAAGTCCAAATTTCCTGAGTCTGATACGCGACTTCCACGGAGCAAACATTCGAGTGCTTCGTTAGTACTGTCACC GCTACAGACAAACAGCCCCCCTCAATTACTAACTGGGGTTCCATCCCTAGGGGTTAGACTATACCCTCTAGTCCATGGATGTACATCCAAAGAAACTTACGAGTCTTCTGGTGCATTTATTCGACATTTGCCCTTACCATATCTTTCCCCCAAAACAGCGCCCCGCGTTCGCTCGAGACGAAAGCCAATTGAAGGCAAAGAATTTCTTTTTTTGGGAGATATGGAATCAGCCTATAGGAATACAGGAGAAAATGGCACACATCAGGAACTCAGGGCCAAAGCCAGTAGACTAAACTCCATGATATGGGAGGAAGCAGCCAGTTCATGGATTGAAGGACGATTATGTGGTATATTT ATTGAATGCTCGTATGATTCAAGTCGACTAGGACGGCACATGTACGGCCATCTTTCTCCCCCGGCAGTCTATCATGAGTTGAAGGTACTTGCTGGCCTTGTTAGCCAAACGAAAAC ACCACTTGATGGTCTCAAAATATTCATAACCCATATCAAAGAAAGTCTTGTTCCTCATCCTGAAGGTAAAACCCAACATGAGATTATAATGGCCCAACTGCAAGGGTTGgaaaaagatggaaaaTTAGGCGTCGTGTTCATTCGCCCAGCAAAAGGCGACCGTATAG TCCTCTAA
- a CDS encoding Hypothetical protein (Similar to TIGR gene model, INSD accession AAW46558.1; CNL05370) gives MFKKPLAHQSNATPIRSSARRQLLSAILEQYPSLLAQDETDDHSKKELSKLILPEGVRIATFETSTGLEGTFWLSPNGDPLWMTLGRNSKEYIPTLFLLSLPLPRPPLPIIQIYHPLPPPILTGAPLFIPAVRNIDKPHRLPAVSKSQLVAFVTSPTKDDSVHYIGVGRVEAEGGMKGAWERRVNNLMDGGDREEGKFSDILCIVDDHLWDLGSKPTLSTFTLPPPQNPLAAPPEGFEPMPKSSSPPAIQQLSISAEDGSKASIPVSTSLSASEISSLLSLSLLQALSGLQPSAFPMSASLLYSSHILPSRPAYIPKAERDEVVIGKSDWKKLAKWMKEASKEGIVKIKENKGEVTVVSFDSRHPSLQAHVDYMTIAQEEAKASKKAAREAASDQSTNGGKSSNKQSLDIEELWKPAGGAISFWEACGISKSDYHPPPTLKQALDGYITSHNLLDPTNHKFILLDDELGRAVGIKKPEAGDKMARDEILNKLKNGVSWVVSIGGTIKKGALQPITMTVKSRGGRRTVTHVTGLELFNVDIESFAEDMRKRCAGSASIQPREGVSPKLGLQEVLVQGSQQKLITEALLERGVPKRWIKDEGDKKGKK, from the exons ATGTTCAAAAAGCCCCTTGCTCACCAGTCGAACGCAACGCCAATTCGTTCGTCGGCTCGTCGCCAGCTACTCTCTGCCATATTGGAACAGTATCCTTCTCTTTTAGCCCAAGATGAGACGGACGACCATAGTAAGAAGGAATTGAGCAAACTTATTCTGCCAGAAGGCGTGAGGATTGCCACGTTCGAAACTAGTACTGGTTTGGAAGGT ACATTCTGGCTGTCTCCTAATGGTGACCCGCTATGGATGACTCTCGGTCGAAATTCCAAGGAGTACATTCCAACAT TGTTTCTCCTCTCGTTGCCACTTCCTCGACCGCCTTTGCCAATCATCCAAATTTATCATCCTCTCCCGCCCCCTATCCTCACTGGTGCCCCACTGTTCATTCCTGCAGTTCGCAATATCGATAaacctcatcgtcttccTGCCGTAAGCAAGAGCCAGCTTGTTGcctttgtcacatcacCTACAAAGGATGACAGTGTCCACTATATTGGTGTCGGGCGGGTGGAGGCTGAAGGCGGAATGAAAGGCGCTTGGGAGCGAAGAGTAAATAATCTAATGGATGGAGGTGACCGAGAGGAAGGGAAATTTTCAGATATACTCTGTATTGTCGACGACCA CTTATGGGATCTTGGTTCAAAGCCCACACTATCGACTTTCACACTTCCACCGCCTCAAAACCCACTGGCAGCTCCCCCAGAAGGATTCGAACCAATGCCTAAGTCATCATCTCCACCTGCAATACAGCAGTTGTCCATATCAGCAGAAGACGGCTCAAAGGCATCGATACCGGTCTCAACTTCGTTATCCGCCTCAGAAAtatcctctcttctctctctctctcttctccaagcTCTCTCCGGCCTACAACCTTCTGCGTTCCCCATGTCTGCTTCTCTCCTGTACTCATCTCATATTCTCCCTTCCAGACCAGCATACATACCTAAAGCAGAGAGAGATGAGGTAGTCATCGGCAAGTCTGATTGGAAAAAGTTGGCCAAATGGATGAAGGAAGCGAGCAAGGAAGGTATAGTGAAAATCAAGGAAAATAAGGGGGAAGTCACTGTTGTAAG CTTTGACTCGCGGCACCCATCTCTACAAGCCCATGTGGACTATATGACTATAGCACAGGAAGAAGCTAAAGCCAGTAAAAAAGCTGCTCGGGAAGCAGCCTCGGACCAATCGACAAACGGAGGTAAATCATCGAATAAGCAATCGCTCGACATCGAAGAGTTATGGAAACCTGCAGGCGGTGCTATAAGCTTCTGGGAAGCCTGTGGTATCTCCAAATCTGATTATCACCCCCCGCCTACGCTTAAGCAAGCTCTCGATGGTTATATCACGTCTCATAACCTCCTGGACCCCACCAATCATAAATTTATTTTGCTTGATGATGAGCTGGGGAGGGCTGTGGGTATCAAAAAGCCGGAGGCGGGCGACAAAATGGCGAGAGATGAAATTCTCAATAAACTGAAGAACGGAGTCAGCTGGGTAGTGTCTATTGGCGGTACCATCAA GAAGGGTGCTTTGCAGCCAATAACCATGACTGTGAAATCTCGTGGAGGTCGTAGAACAGTCACGCATGTCACAGGTCTGGAACTCTTCAACGTCGACATTGAGTCTTTCGCCGAAGACATGCGTAAGCGGTGCGCCGGAAGCGCCTCAATCCAACCAAGAGAAGGGGTGTCCCCCAAACTGGGCCTGCAAGAGGTGCTGGTGCAAGGTAGCCAACAAAAGCTGATCACGGAAGCTTTACTCGAAAGAGGGGTACCGAAAAGATGGATAAAAGATGAGGGAGAcaagaaagggaagaagtAA
- a CDS encoding uncharacterized protein (Similar to TIGR gene model, INSD accession AAW46557.1), with protein MYDEVPFSSLQSAAEYIVTAFGGEEMTYKIAGVHGGAYYWGSINTHRYTIWRHARKMHGRCFAVNYRKAPQYPFPCAIQDCLAAYLYLVKPPLGAPHRPVDPKSIVLAGDSAGGGLCLALLQILRDTPGLELPAGAALLSPWSDLTHSFPSILQNTATKPSSLWPPPPPTLTHAVQSRLRSRVKEAAARIREHDQEAKSKKSHSEGIKGDKLYSVVSRISTRSHGKVNQRHDNPEGDSGVESSNVVHASAPSEAKTSDSPTSSPSTLHPTASSPTDPNAHPTPREGPPNPTFANPASLFRTLVPPSPNETRPTTLAQCTTPLSLKVKDEKVVLDTQIQIYATNAQLCHPWVSPVLGYLGGLPPLYIMCGDKEVLRDEIIYLAHKAANPSDHSLRPDVVALSPSLEEIESRYGPTNVHLQVYDGVCHDLPLFSMTTAARGCFRAIASFARYVTPSTPGSLYIGRNPSVAEESDVSTPATPNTFITPIASVDAEQRDKILGAPMASSPVQATPHPSQVSLRPNGVTSPPLCRKEPLSSEIPSLSELRIQNLDRSLEGTAGLERANGKINEMKEQKKKEVGILPPRRGTSLRESFTPSGSGLQNTSMTPITSATGDEVLGDDTGPRFAFGTSDQKKENGGKGVEFEKREEQAKEGEEGYSGLNDSRAKKGEAGWPGIYRGDNPFTDHMIRERVSNIGVTRPLTPPPQLQALTMPPEEIGKIKEGPAMRYINGQKLWDKKYRRTAERVKKRREKNLLQAHKAGEKVGKRLEGVVRESMRAEKAKKRKERIKEKVKGKKLDEEDEDESETESSVKDGPTTVGTSMTWTWALKGEAPPPSAIVSRRDFVSD; from the exons ATGTACGATGAAG TCCCATTTTCTTCCCTTCAATCGGCCGCTGAATACATAGTCACTGCCTTTGGTGGCGAAGAAATGACTTACAAGATTGCTGGCG TCCATGGAGGAGCCTACTACTGGGGTTCCATCAACACTCACCGCTATACCATTTGGCGTCATGCTCGCAAAATGCACGGTCGATGCTTTGCTGTCAATTACCGCAAAGCTCCCCAATATCCCTTTCCTTGCGCTATCCAAGACTGCCTTGCAGCCTACCTTTATCTGGTCAAACCGCCCCTTGGAGCACCACATCGCCCAGTCGATCCAAAATCTATCGTGCTGGCTGGAGACTCTGCAGGCGGTGGGCTTTGTTTGGCGTTACTGCAGATCCTGAGAGATACACCAGGCCTGGAGCTGCCTGCAGGTGCGGCTTTGCTGAGCCCTTGGTCAGACTTGACCCATAGTTTCCCAAGCATCTTGCAGAACACAGCAACT AAACCATCGTCTCTCTggcctccacctcctccaACTTTGACCCATGCGGTTCAGTCTCGCTTACGCTCAAGAGTCAAAGAAGCCGCCGCTCGCATTCGTGAGCATGACCAGGAAGCCAAGTCCAAAAAGAGCCACTCAGAAGGGATTAAGGGAGATAAGCTATACTCGGTTGTATCTCGAATATCAACACGTTCCCATGGCAAAGTTAACCAAAGGCATGATAACCCCGAAGGTGATTCAGGGGTAGAAAGCTCAAATGTTGTTCATGCGTCTGCACCTAGCGAGGCAAAAACGTCAGACTCGCCTacctcttcaccttcaaCACTTCATCCGACAGCCTCCTCTCCCACAGACCCGAATGCCCATCCTACTCCCCGAGAAGGCCCGCCCAATCCCACATTCGCCAATCCTGCATCCTTGTTTCGCACCCTGGTGCCGCCTTCACCAAATGAGACAAGGCCCACAACTCTTGCTCAATGCACCACTCCTCTTTCTTTGAAAGTCAAAGACGAGAAGGTTGTGCTCGATACTCAGATTCAAATCTACGCAACAAATGCGCAATTGTGCCATCCATGGGTATCTCCCGTCCTGGGTTATTTGGGCGGCTTACCCCCCCTGTATATCATGTGCGGTGACAAAGAGGTGTTGCGAGATGAAATTATATATTTAGCGCACAAAGCAGCCAATCCGTCGGACCATTCTCTACGACCCGACGTCGTAGCCCTTTCACCTTCCCTCGAAGAAATCGAATCACGCTACGGCCCAACAAATGTGCATCTTCAGGTCTACGATGGGGTGTGTCATGACCTCCCGCTTTTCTCCATGACCACAGCAGCCAGAGGGTGTTTCCGAGCCATTGCGAGCTTTGCGAGATACGTGACACCGAGTACACCAGGGAGCCTGTACATCGGGAGAAATCCTAGTGTTGCAGAAGAGAGTGACGTATCTACTCCTGCCACTCCGAACACCTTCATAACTCCCATCGCCTCAGTCGATGCAGAGCAACGCGACAAAATCCTTGGTGCCCCCATGGCTTCTTCCCCCGTACAAGCAACCCCACACCCATCTCAAGTTAGTCTGCGCCCTAATGGAGTCACTTCCCCACCTTTGTGTCGAAAAGAACCTTTGTCATCTGAGATCCCAAGTTTGTCTGAGCTCCGGATACAGAATCTTGATCGATCTTTGGAGGGGACAGCTGGACTCGAAAGGGCCAATGGAAAGATAAATGAAATGAAagaacagaagaagaaagaagtGGGTATACTTCCCCCTCGTCGGGGAACGAGTCTCCGTGAAAGCTTTACCCCTTCCGGAAGCGGATTACAAAACACATCAATGACTCCCATAACTAGCGCCACGGGCGATGAAGTCCTTGGGGATGACACAGGTCCCCGCTTCGCCTTCGGAACCAGTGATCAAAAGAAAGAGAATGGGGGGAAAGGCGTGGAGTTTGAAAAGCGAGAAGAACAAGcgaaagaaggagaggaaggataCTCGGGGCTGAATGACTCGAGGGCAAAGAAGGGAGAAGCGGGCTGGCCTGGAATATATCGAGGAGACAAT CCATTCACTGATCATATGATCCGCGAACGAGTTTCTAACATCGGTGTGACACGACCCCTTACTCCTCCGCCCCAGCTCCAAGCACTTACCATGCCTCCTGAAGAGATCGGTAAAATTAAAGAAGGCCCAGCCATGCGATACATAAACGGGCAAAAGCTTTGGGATAAGAAGTACAGAAGAACGGCAGAAAGAGtaaagaagaggagggagaaaAATTTATTGCAGGCGCACAAAGCTGGGGAAAAAGTCGGAAAGAGACTTGAAGGTGTCGTGAGGGAAAGTATGCGAGCTGagaaggcaaagaagaggaaggaaaggatTAAGGAAAAAGTCAAGGGGAAAAAGTTggacgaagaggatgaggatgaaagTGAAACGGAAAGTTCAGTGAAAGACGGACCAACAACTGTGGGGACCAGCATGACTTGGACGTGGGCGTTGAAGGGTGAAGCCCCTCCTCCGAGCGCGATCGTGTCTCGGCGTGATTTCGTGAGTGATTAA